The genome window CTGCGGTGAGAATGACATGCTCGCCCGTCTCCTGTACGATGTACTCGGCACAAGGGTCTGCCTGGTTTAGGATCTGCAAGCCCTCGATGAGCTTGGGCATGTcggctgctgtcagctaacCATCATCTCTGAGGGAAACAGCACACTTACAAGGGTTCAACGGCTCTAGTGCAACGCGCACAATAGGCGCAGCCTGCATGTTGACGCCagcgaggttgacgaggccgtccGCGCCGGGTGCGTCGCCGTTGGCGTTCGCAGCACACAGCGTGCCATTGCGGGGGACGATATTGTCCAAGCCGGCAATAGCGCACACATGGCCAGCCGGGACGCAGTCGACAGCAACAAGGTCGCGGCCCATCATCATGTACAGGTCGGAGACGGTCGCTTGGCGCATGTGCTTGGCGTTTCGGGAGTGGTTGGGcccaagctcggcgtcgtacTTGGGTAGCgtgacggtgacggtggCACCGCGTCGGAGAACAGACGAGAAGACGCGCGAGAAGCCCAGCAGgacctcggcatcggcgtCCGCCGCAGGCTTAggctcctccaccgcgaCGTCAAGGTTGAGGCTCTCAAGCGGCTTTGCGAGGTCGTTGGGGTCTGAAACCTCACCCTGCTTGGCTGCGAGGGCTGCGcggcgctctcgctctTCACGTCCGCGGGCACGCATCTCCTCGGCTGTCATCTCGCGCGGCTTGAACTGCGGGAGGTCGCCACGGCGCACAGCGAACATTTTCGAGACGTATGCGACGAGAGGAGCCTCGGGCCGCTGATCGCATGCGAAGAGTGCCTTCTCGAGTCCGCCGACGGGCTGAAGAGGAgtggacgaggcgcgcgcctcctgTGGATGAAGCATGAAGGGGATGCGGATTGCCTGCGCAGCATTTGGGGCCGGGATGACGTCCACCACCGCTTGGAAGGTAGCCGTGCTGAGTGGTAGCCACTGCTGCATAATCGACGTGAGGAGGTTCCTAGAGTCCTTGGACTTGAGCTCTCGGGGCGCCACGCGCACATTGAGCGCCTTGACAATCTTGCTCGTCGCCTCGGGGTTGTACTggtgctcctcgaggacgacattgtACACCTTCCAGATGTTCTCAAGCACAAACTGGACGAAGAGGGGCTTCAGCGGTCTCCCATTGAGCCCTTTGcgcccgacgacgcgttTCGTCTTCGGGTCCAGGAACCAGTCACCCCACAATGCACGGCGGAGGTTGCCCTCTTTGACTCCGAGCTTGTCAGCGTACAGGCGTGCAAACTTGCCGAGGCGAAACGCCCACCCATCGAGTGCAGAGGCGAAGAGCACGTTGCCGCGCTCGGGTGAGAAGTAAATGTCCTCATCTTCGCGCTCTTCAAACTCGTGCTCGTCATCACCGTCGCCTTCTGGTGCATCGCCGGCTGATTCTGCCTCCGCGCGTTCCTTGAGGCGCTTCTCTCGGGCTTCGCGCCATCGCAAGTCGTCCTCCATGCGCTCAGATGCGTAGAAAGATCCCATGACCGCATTCACTTGCTCGATCAAGCGCGAGATGTGGTGATACGCCTCGATTGGCGACAGCTGAAGCTCTGTAATCAGGCGATCCATCTTGTTGATGACAAGGAGGGGACGGAGGCGGTCGATCCATGCTTGCCGCAACACTGCGATGGTCTGGAGTGAGCTGGGCCACACAACCGTAGCTTACCTGCGTGCACACTCCCTCCCACacgtcgacaaggacgagcgcgccgtcaCACAACCGCGAGGCCATTGACACTTCACTCGCAAAGTCGACGTGTCCAGGTGTGTCAATGACGTTACAGATGTGTTTGGACGCGACCGGTCCATCGGGTCCAGCGCGCATCATGTCGAAACGAAGCGACACCTGAGGTTAGCCGGCCTCCTCGCATGACTCACAGCACTGCTCTCCATAGTAATGCCGCGTTCCTGCTCGTCCTCTCGCGAGTCGAGGTACCGGAGCTTACCGGCCATACGGTTGCTGATAATGTTGTTGCTGGACAGGAGGCTGTCCGCAAACGACGTCTTGCCGTGATCGACGTGCGCGACGATCGTGACATTCTATCGTCAGCTCGCCAGAGGTTGTCACGTACGCGTGTGTTCTCTAGTGGTGCAGCGTACGTCGACATTGCAGTTGGTGAGATGGGTTGAAGAAGTGTAGTTGTAATCTCAGCTTCCAGGATGGATGAGGGATGACGAAAGTTGGATTGCAACTCGGATCCGAGATTAGTCAGGTACGGCGCGCGGAGTCAATAGCAACAGTTCGCATCTTGGTACCAATACAAAATCACCTCCTACTGTCCATCTCCTGAGCTCCTGACCGAGTGACAGTGACTCGGCTCTTGAAATCCAAGTAGAGTTTCGAGGCCAGGCAGTCCAGGACCAACGTTAGCTATGCGCCCGGCAACACAGAAGTCGCGACAACAATGATGCATCGGTGTATTGCAATATCTCACGCCTACCGCCATCACCTCGAACAGACACGCGGTAGCCCGCTCAGATAGCAGTGTGTATGACAACTATGGCGCCATAGGAAGAGTTGCCTACTGGCCGTGAATAGGTGAGACGAGCCGTAGTGACTAGACAATAAGAGCCGTAGGGGTAGGACGAGAACCCAAAacagagagagagagagagagagagagagatggggGTGCGGGACGACATGGTACAACTTCGTGTGTGTGTGTTATGGGGTCGACCGTAGATGCTGTGGTGGAGCCAATGCGAGGACAGATGTAAAGCAGTGCAGATGATGTGTtgcgctgctgctgtggGGGTTGCGGATCGACCGAGTGGCAATGCCGGTCGGGAGATAGACTAGTAGGTACGCGTCCAGGCGTTCTCGGGCGAGCCGTTACTGCTGTTGTCCTTGGacaggtcgtcgtcactAGCCACAATGTGGTGTGAGGTGTTGGGCTGGTAAGTCATCGGGAACATTGGGCGGTTGTCGAAGAGTGAACGGCCGTCCATACCAGGCGCAGTGTGGGCCGCCGGCGACGGCAGAGCGCGGCGGTaagggtggtggcgaggctCGTCCTTTGGAGACACACCGTACCGCGAGAACGTGGACGACGTTGCGCTATCAGGGATACCCATGACGTCCTTGCGCGAACCGTCAAAGTAGGCGCTAGAGGGGGTCTCGGGGTTGCGGTCCAAGCTGGTCGAGTTGGCGCTGTCCTTGAGGTCATTGGGGGTCAGAAGGATCTGGGGGTCCGACGactggcgaggaggaaggctAGTcaagggaggaggagcggaaGGGTGGTTAAAGCCCGGCATGCTCGAGCCGTAGGCAAGCTTCGGGCCGTTGCCCGTACTGGGGGTCGACGAGTGGTTGGAGCCGCCGTCGGGACCGGGTGACAACTCGGGAGGAGGCCCGTTGAGGTTGTAGGTTGGGGTGATgggggcggtggcgccctcctcgccgcggcaTCCCCTAACCATCCAGTGGCGGCGTAGGGCGTCCTTGCGAGAGAAGCTTAAACAGTCAGCACCGAGGATCGATTATAGATCAAAAAGTGACTCACGTCTTCCCACAGGTTTCGCAGTTGAAAGGCTTGATAGAAAGGTGGATTCTCTTGTGACGCTTGAGGTCGTGGTTGCGGTTGAAGCTTTGAACACATTGGTCGCACTTGAAGGGGCGGTCCGTCAATGGCAAACGGCTCGCAAAGGCGTAGGACATGGCAGGAGGGCCTCCCATGGTGGGGATCGcagtcgtcgacgcgtgACGATGAAGGCCTGGCATACCGGGGTCGCCGGCGTTGAGAGGCGCAGACATGGGAACGTTGTAGCTGTAGGGACCGCTGCCATAGGCGTTGGGGTACGTAAGAGAACGAGGCATGTCTAGAGCCTGGGGCTGCAGTGGGTAGTAATacgcctgctgctgctgttgaGAGAGTGAGCCTCCCCCGCGTGGGGAGGGCTGCGCGGGGTAGTGGCTACGCATGGGATAGCCTGACCCTGGGTATGGGCTAGTAGCGGTAGTGGGGCTTGGGTGAGAGCTCATGCCGTTCTGGACGCCGGCGTAAGTGGGAACGTTGCGGAGAGGGGCTGGGCCGGGACGAGATGTGTCGGTGGCGCCAGAAATGGTGCGGTACCCAAGGGGGTGACTGCCACCGTAGGGTGGGAAAGCGGCACCAGGGGCAGATGAGACCGTGCCATTCGGGGGTGGCGCACGGTAGTAGAACTCCTGGTTGACGTGCGGGACGGCAGCCTGGTCGGGTTGATGTTGGGTCATCGTGgcttgttgttgttgttgtggtggtggtggttgagTGGGACGCGACGATCCAGAATTGGGAATGCTTGAAagcggcggaggcgcaAAGGCGAAGGGGGAGGCTGaagtgggaggagagcttggtggtggtggcgcagTGGCGTACGACTGGGTAGTAGAGTACTGGATGAGTCAGTAATGGTGCTGGCGATGGTggctgcggcggtggtTGTTGTGGTGGTTATGGTGGTGAAATGGTTGAATGGGAAATCGAAGcaaggagggggagggggggggaaggggtgaGGGTGCGCAAGTGGGAAGGGAGAGAGTGTGTTTGTATTGAGTAATGGCGTGGCACGAGGATAGCAAAGAAGTGTGACACGACAAAGTCAAGGCTGGGAAACGAGACTGTGTGTGTTGTGGGAtgcgagagagagagtgatGTGAATAGAGAGAGGTGGCGCCTATGTCCTAGCCCACAGCCCAAAGATTGGTGACTCTGGAAATGGGAGCCAACCAAGCTCTCGGCGGTAATGGCAAGGCAAGACTAAAGTCTAGTCT of Cutaneotrichosporon cavernicola HIS019 DNA, chromosome: 4 contains these proteins:
- the RIA1 gene encoding uncharacterized protein (Elongation factor G C-terminus), which gives rise to MSTYAAPLENTRNVTIVAHVDHGKTSFADSLLSSNNIISNRMAGKLRYLDSREDEQERGITMESSAVSLRFDMMRAGPDGPVASKHICNVIDTPGHVDFASEVSMASRLCDGALVLVDVWEGVCTQTIAVLRQAWIDRLRPLLVINKMDRLITELQLSPIEAYHHISRLIEQVNAVMGSFYASERMEDDLRWREAREKRLKERAEAESAGDAPEGDGDDEHEFEEREDEDIYFSPERGNVLFASALDGWAFRLGKFARLYADKLGVKEGNLRRALWGDWFLDPKTKRVVGRKGLNGRPLKPLFVQFVLENIWKVYNVVLEEHQYNPEATSKIVKALNVRVAPRELKSKDSRNLLTSIMQQWLPLSTATFQAVVDVIPAPNAAQAIRIPFMLHPQEARASSTPLQPVGGLEKALFACDQRPEAPLVAYVSKMFAVRRGDLPQFKPREMTAEEMRARGREERERRAALAAKQGEVSDPNDLAKPLESLNLDVAVEEPKPAADADAEVLLGFSRVFSSVLRRGATVTVTLPKYDAELGPNHSRNAKHMRQATVSDLYMMMGRDLVAVDCVPAGHVCAIAGLDNIVPRNGTLCAANANGDAPGADGLVNLAGVNMQAAPIVRVALEPLNPSDMPKLIEGLQILNQADPCAEYIVQETGEHVILTAGELHLERCLKDLRERFAKCEIQASEAIVPFRETAIKAQDMAAPKTAGEPRGVVLGSLYDGMVTFKLRAVPLPPPVIEFLLAHQNTIGTMLVHRAKDAEEEEEEDPDQREAEAGVRTLTPEQFWTDLEARFDEAGGEWAGAADRVWSFGPKKVGANVLLDPIGKGGLRLRGREAVFAAARAAGETAEEALALADAAEDAERTAEEKAEVADAQESEAEIARRLRDFDTSIEAGFQLATFQGPLCAEPVVGMAWILEQLTYTPTESGRGAAVVGALISGVRDAARAGMLDWSPRIKLAMYTCDIQASTEVLGKVYGVVARRRGRIVAEEMKEGTDFFTVRAMLPVVESFGFADEIRKRTSGAASPQLVFAGYEVLDLDPFWVPTTVEELEDLGEKADRANVAKGYVDAVRKRKGMFVEKKMVEFAEKQRTLKR
- a CDS encoding uncharacterized protein (C2H2-type zinc finger) → MTQHQPDQAAVPHVNQEFYYRAPPPNGTVSSAPGAAFPPYGGSHPLGYRTISGATDTSRPGPAPLRNVPTYAGVQNGMSSHPSPTTATSPYPGSGYPMRSHYPAQPSPRGGGSLSQQQQQAYYYPLQPQALDMPRSLTYPNAYGSGPYSYNVPMSAPLNAGDPGMPGLHRHASTTAIPTMGGPPAMSYAFASRLPLTDRPFKCDQCVQSFNRNHDLKRHKRIHLSIKPFNCETCGKTFSRKDALRRHWMVRGCRGEEGATAPITPTYNLNGPPPELSPGPDGGSNHSSTPSTGNGPKLAYGSSMPGFNHPSAPPPLTSLPPRQSSDPQILLTPNDLKDSANSTSLDRNPETPSSAYFDGSRKDVMGIPDSATSSTFSRYGVSPKDEPRHHPYRRALPSPAAHTAPGMDGRSLFDNRPMFPMTYQPNTSHHIVASDDDLSKDNSSNGSPENAWTRTY